A single region of the Paenibacillus sp. genome encodes:
- the yfbR gene encoding 5'-deoxynucleotidase produces the protein MESHFFSYLYRLRYIERWSLMRNTHRESVAVHSYYVSTLAHLLCTIANEVYGKSVPTDRVVSLALFHDATEVFVGDVAAPVKHSNPNVRRSFREIEEAAAEQIVRMIPEELRDVYAPLIHSHDDELYAWVKAADLLDAYLKSLTELTAGNREFAVAKAQLEASLRGLGMPEVDYFLRHLAPSFEKTLDEIVPNEP, from the coding sequence ATGGAGAGCCATTTCTTCTCCTACCTGTACCGGCTCCGGTATATCGAGCGCTGGAGCTTGATGCGGAACACGCACCGGGAGTCGGTCGCCGTACATTCCTACTACGTGTCGACGCTCGCGCATCTCCTATGCACGATCGCGAACGAGGTGTACGGCAAGAGCGTGCCGACGGACCGCGTCGTGTCGCTCGCGCTGTTCCACGACGCGACGGAGGTGTTCGTCGGCGACGTAGCCGCGCCGGTTAAGCACAGCAACCCGAACGTGCGCCGCAGCTTCCGGGAAATCGAGGAGGCGGCGGCGGAGCAGATCGTGCGCATGATCCCGGAGGAGCTGCGGGACGTGTACGCGCCGCTAATCCATTCGCACGACGACGAGCTGTACGCGTGGGTGAAGGCGGCCGATCTGCTGGACGCCTATTTGAAATCGCTGACGGAGCTGACGGCGGGCAATCGGGAATTCGCGGTCGCGAAGGCGCAGCTGGAAGCGTCGCTCCGAGGGCTCGGCATGCCGGAGGTCGACTATTTCCTGCGGCATCTCGCTCCGTCATTCGAGAAGACGCTCGACGAAATCGTGCCGAACGAGCCGTGA
- the pnpS gene encoding two-component system histidine kinase PnpS translates to MNKFRNRLTLIFIFFIGLSNVAAGIFTISVMRDSQIHALENRMVEQLEMYLATVDWNYVRNRSVSGEMFREEAARLSRKTGARVTFFDKDGRVLGDSRGEAITNETLPPEIAEAAGGKAGLDIRRDTDVGEQVMYAAVPASFGAAGVGFVRFAESLSPLDAETMQIAAYLGLGLLVLLVLTALIAYRISQNLTGPIEKMTKVAYQITNMNYKARVSIPNQDEIGQLGQAINKMSESLQVQMNQIQEDESRLKSVLENMTSGIVMIDREGDVVLLNRTAEEQLGFPGAELLGRPHTALKTQPELGRMIRECFERREPLRDEVAFHYPEERTMDIHLVPMKLAGDEDSGILIVLHDITAIRRLERMRSEFVANVSHELKTPIAAVKGFAETLLGGAANDPETTRSFLQIIYDESERLNRLIGDILDLSKIESKRVPLHYSPIEMKSFVNRIFHMMATEAAKKSIALEAQVDNDVYIEADEDRLQQIFINLLSNGINYSQDEGRVRVLVEPMVTDAERPDEYERVRITVQDFGVGIPKKDLPRIFERFYRVDKARSRASGGTGLGLSIVKHLVELHKGTIRVESAIGMGTRFIIELPVLQ, encoded by the coding sequence ATGAATAAATTTCGGAATCGGTTAACGCTGATTTTCATATTTTTCATCGGCCTGTCCAATGTTGCGGCAGGCATTTTTACGATCTCGGTCATGCGGGACTCGCAAATTCATGCGCTCGAGAACCGGATGGTCGAGCAGCTGGAGATGTACCTCGCGACCGTCGACTGGAACTATGTTCGCAACCGCTCCGTGAGCGGGGAAATGTTCCGCGAGGAGGCGGCAAGACTGTCGCGGAAAACCGGAGCGCGCGTGACGTTCTTCGATAAGGACGGCCGCGTGCTCGGCGATTCCCGCGGCGAAGCGATCACGAACGAGACGCTCCCGCCGGAAATCGCGGAAGCCGCGGGGGGCAAGGCGGGACTCGACATTCGCAGGGATACGGACGTCGGGGAGCAGGTGATGTACGCGGCCGTGCCGGCGTCGTTCGGCGCGGCGGGCGTCGGCTTCGTCCGGTTCGCCGAGAGCTTGTCTCCGCTCGACGCCGAGACGATGCAGATCGCGGCGTACCTCGGCCTCGGCCTGCTCGTGCTGCTGGTGCTGACGGCTCTTATCGCCTACCGCATTTCGCAAAACTTGACGGGCCCGATCGAGAAAATGACGAAGGTCGCGTACCAGATTACGAACATGAATTACAAAGCGCGCGTATCGATTCCGAATCAAGACGAAATCGGACAGCTCGGGCAAGCGATCAACAAAATGTCCGAAAGCCTGCAGGTGCAGATGAATCAAATCCAAGAGGACGAAAGCCGGCTCAAGAGCGTCCTCGAGAACATGACGAGCGGAATCGTCATGATCGACCGGGAGGGCGACGTCGTACTGCTCAATCGCACGGCGGAGGAGCAGCTCGGCTTCCCCGGCGCGGAGCTGCTGGGCCGCCCGCACACGGCGCTGAAGACGCAGCCCGAGCTCGGCCGGATGATTCGGGAATGCTTCGAACGCCGGGAGCCGCTGCGCGATGAGGTGGCGTTCCATTATCCGGAAGAGCGGACGATGGACATTCACCTCGTGCCGATGAAGCTCGCGGGGGACGAGGATTCGGGGATTCTCATCGTGCTGCACGACATTACGGCGATTCGCCGCTTGGAGCGGATGCGCAGCGAGTTCGTGGCGAACGTCTCCCACGAGCTGAAGACGCCGATCGCCGCGGTGAAGGGCTTCGCGGAAACGCTGCTCGGCGGAGCGGCGAACGATCCGGAGACGACGAGATCGTTCCTGCAGATCATTTACGACGAAAGCGAGCGGCTCAACCGGCTGATCGGCGACATTTTGGATTTGTCCAAAATCGAATCGAAGCGCGTGCCGCTGCATTATTCGCCGATCGAGATGAAGTCGTTCGTCAACCGCATCTTCCATATGATGGCGACGGAGGCGGCGAAGAAGAGCATCGCGCTCGAAGCGCAAGTCGACAACGACGTGTATATCGAAGCGGACGAAGACCGGCTGCAGCAAATTTTTATCAATTTGCTGTCGAACGGCATCAACTATTCCCAGGACGAGGGGCGGGTCCGCGTGCTCGTCGAGCCGATGGTGACCGACGCGGAACGGCCCGACGAGTACGAGCGGGTCCGCATTACGGTGCAGGACTTCGGCGTAGGCATTCCGAAGAAGGATTTGCCCCGCATCTTCGAGCGATTTTACCGCGTGGACAAGGCGAGATCCCGCGCCTCCGGCGGAACGGGGCTGGGCCTTAGCATCGTCAAGCATTTGGTCGAGCTGCACAAGGGGACGATTCGCGTGGAGAGCGCGATCGGCATGGGCACGCGCTTCATTATCGAGCTGCCGGTGCTGCAATAA
- a CDS encoding pyridoxamine 5'-phosphate oxidase family protein — translation MGKRFPALLPEHEAFIRKQNVFFVASAPLAGDGHVNVSPKGYDVFRLLSSDRAAYLDLTGSGSETSAHLLENGRLTIMFCAFEGPPNILRLYGKGEVILPGSEQWERLAPLFPTMPGARQIVAMRIEEVQTSCGFGVPLMSYEGDRETLTRWAESKGETALEEYRAAKNAVSLDGLPTPFRGADK, via the coding sequence ATGGGGAAACGATTTCCGGCGCTGCTGCCGGAGCATGAGGCGTTCATCCGCAAGCAGAACGTATTTTTCGTCGCTTCGGCGCCGCTCGCCGGCGACGGGCACGTGAACGTATCGCCGAAGGGATACGACGTGTTCCGCCTGCTGTCGAGCGACCGCGCGGCGTATCTCGATTTGACGGGCAGCGGCAGCGAAACGAGCGCGCATCTGCTCGAGAACGGGCGCCTCACGATCATGTTCTGCGCCTTCGAAGGGCCGCCGAACATTCTGCGCCTGTACGGGAAGGGCGAAGTCATCCTGCCGGGAAGCGAACAGTGGGAGCGCCTCGCCCCGCTGTTTCCGACGATGCCGGGCGCGAGGCAAATCGTCGCGATGCGCATCGAAGAGGTCCAGACGTCCTGCGGCTTCGGCGTGCCGCTCATGAGCTACGAAGGCGACCGGGAGACATTGACGCGGTGGGCGGAGAGTAAAGGGGAGACGGCATTAGAGGAATACCGCGCGGCGAAAAACGCGGTCAGCCTGGACGGGCTGCCGACGCCGTTCAGAGGAGCGGACAAGTAA
- the icd gene encoding NADP-dependent isocitrate dehydrogenase translates to MVQFEQYALPTEGERITIDANGKLNVPNFPVIPFIEGDGTGPDIWAASKRILDAAVEKAYKGEKKIAWYEVFAGEKAFNTYNSWLPADTLTAIREYIVAIKGPLTTPVGGGIRSLNVALRQELDLYVCLRPVRYFTGVPSPVKRPELVDMVIFRENTEDIYAGIEYQAESADVKKVIEFLQQEMGVKKIRFPETSGIGIKPVSREGSTRLVRAAIEYAIKHGRKSVTLVHKGNIMKYTEGAFKNWGYELAEAEFGDKTFTWAQYDRIKEEQGADAANAAQKAAEAAGKVIVKDAIADIALQQVLTRPTDFDVIATLNLNGDYLSDALAAQVGGIGIAPGANINYVTGHAIFEATHGTAPKYAGLDVVNPGSVTLSGVMMLEHLGWLEAADLIYKGMEKTIADKTVTYDFARLMEGATEVKTSEFANLLIKNMG, encoded by the coding sequence ATGGTACAATTCGAACAATACGCGCTTCCGACGGAAGGCGAACGCATTACGATCGACGCGAACGGCAAGCTGAACGTGCCGAACTTTCCCGTCATCCCGTTCATCGAGGGCGACGGCACGGGTCCGGACATTTGGGCCGCATCCAAGCGCATCCTCGACGCAGCGGTCGAGAAGGCGTACAAAGGCGAGAAGAAGATCGCGTGGTACGAAGTGTTCGCGGGCGAGAAAGCGTTCAATACATATAACAGCTGGCTCCCGGCCGACACGCTGACGGCGATCCGCGAGTACATCGTCGCGATCAAAGGTCCGCTCACGACGCCGGTAGGCGGCGGCATCCGCTCCTTGAACGTCGCGCTCCGCCAAGAGCTCGACCTGTACGTCTGCTTGCGCCCGGTTCGCTACTTCACAGGCGTGCCTTCGCCGGTGAAGCGTCCGGAGCTCGTCGACATGGTCATCTTCCGCGAAAACACGGAGGACATCTACGCGGGCATCGAGTACCAAGCGGAATCCGCGGACGTGAAGAAAGTGATCGAGTTCCTGCAGCAGGAAATGGGCGTCAAGAAAATCCGCTTCCCGGAAACGTCCGGCATCGGCATCAAGCCGGTTTCCCGCGAAGGCTCGACGCGTCTCGTTCGCGCGGCGATCGAGTACGCGATCAAGCACGGCCGCAAGAGCGTTACGCTCGTGCACAAGGGCAACATCATGAAGTACACGGAAGGCGCGTTCAAGAACTGGGGCTACGAGCTGGCGGAAGCCGAGTTCGGCGACAAAACGTTCACGTGGGCGCAGTACGACCGCATTAAAGAAGAGCAAGGCGCCGACGCGGCGAACGCGGCTCAGAAGGCTGCCGAAGCGGCAGGCAAGGTAATCGTCAAGGACGCGATCGCGGACATCGCGCTGCAGCAAGTGCTGACGCGCCCGACCGACTTCGACGTTATCGCGACGCTCAACCTGAACGGCGACTACTTGTCCGACGCGCTCGCGGCGCAAGTCGGCGGCATCGGCATCGCGCCGGGCGCGAACATCAACTACGTTACGGGCCACGCGATTTTCGAAGCGACGCACGGCACGGCGCCGAAGTATGCAGGTCTCGACGTGGTGAACCCGGGCTCCGTCACGCTGTCCGGCGTCATGATGCTCGAGCACCTCGGCTGGCTCGAAGCGGCTGACCTCATCTACAAAGGCATGGAAAAAACGATCGCAGACAAGACGGTGACGTACGACTTCGCCCGCCTCATGGAAGGCGCGACGGAGGTCAAGACGTCCGAGTTCGCGAACCTGCTGATCAAAAATATGGGTTAA
- a CDS encoding Ppx/GppA phosphatase family protein, translated as MERIGIIDIGSNSIRLVVYEITESGAYRVIDETKESARLSARLDKDGRIAEGDFQYIADTLRRFQLLCEHHGASRIRAVATAAIRNSPEGHAIVRALKDRTGLAIEVLSGEEEARLGFLGMINTIDIRDGILVDIGGGSTEVLLFRDRAIQRSVSFPFGAVNAMKRFGKNGDIDPAAAGAIADMVEKAVRDEPWIGEHPGLPLVGLGGTARSLCKLDQRNRNYSLPLTHYYQMTEQTVEGWVSRLVAVPFEQRKRIEGLSKERADIIVPGAIILHTLFRLCRASHYVISGSGLRDGIFFETFRPDAPQFANVLEHSVHNLLSLHPSVSLKHVLQVERLAMKLFADLTDEHGFGGRVGTYLHVAALLYRIGISINYYNFYKHTYYLMAHSRVNGLSHREILLCALIASFKSEKRLKPLFSAHRDLLSDADFGLIVRLGSLLQIAVALDRSETQPIATVSASAIGRELVLTVKTRHVWDIEKRELETLAKDFRKLWGLSLLVREAPPATPSA; from the coding sequence ATGGAACGCATCGGCATTATCGACATCGGCTCCAACTCGATCCGCTTGGTCGTTTACGAAATTACGGAGTCAGGCGCCTATAGGGTCATCGACGAAACGAAAGAATCCGCCCGCCTCAGCGCCCGGCTCGACAAAGACGGCCGAATCGCCGAAGGCGATTTTCAATATATCGCCGACACGCTGCGCCGGTTCCAGCTGCTGTGCGAGCACCACGGCGCTTCCCGCATTCGGGCCGTCGCCACCGCGGCGATCCGCAATTCGCCGGAGGGACACGCCATCGTCCGCGCCTTGAAGGATCGGACGGGCCTCGCGATCGAGGTGCTGTCCGGCGAAGAGGAAGCGCGGCTCGGCTTCCTCGGCATGATCAACACGATCGACATCCGGGACGGCATTCTCGTCGATATCGGCGGGGGCAGCACCGAGGTGCTGCTCTTCCGCGACCGCGCGATTCAGCGCAGCGTCTCGTTCCCGTTCGGCGCGGTCAACGCGATGAAGCGGTTCGGCAAGAACGGCGACATCGACCCCGCCGCGGCCGGCGCGATTGCCGACATGGTCGAGAAAGCGGTGCGGGACGAGCCCTGGATCGGCGAACATCCGGGCCTTCCGCTGGTCGGTTTGGGCGGTACGGCGCGTTCGTTATGTAAGCTCGATCAGCGCAATCGGAATTACTCTTTGCCGCTAACCCATTATTACCAGATGACCGAGCAAACGGTGGAAGGCTGGGTGTCGCGCCTCGTCGCGGTTCCGTTCGAGCAGCGCAAGCGGATAGAAGGACTTTCCAAGGAACGCGCGGACATTATTGTGCCCGGGGCGATCATTCTCCATACCTTGTTTCGTTTGTGCCGTGCGTCGCATTACGTGATCAGCGGCTCGGGGCTGCGCGACGGCATCTTCTTCGAGACGTTCCGCCCGGACGCGCCGCAATTCGCCAACGTTCTCGAGCACAGCGTGCATAACCTGCTCTCTCTGCACCCGTCGGTCTCCTTGAAGCACGTACTGCAGGTCGAACGGCTCGCGATGAAGCTGTTCGCCGATTTGACCGACGAGCACGGCTTCGGCGGGCGCGTCGGTACGTATTTGCACGTCGCGGCGCTGTTGTATCGAATCGGCATCTCGATCAACTATTATAACTTCTACAAGCACACGTATTACTTGATGGCGCACTCGCGAGTGAACGGGTTGTCGCACCGCGAAATTTTGCTGTGCGCCCTGATCGCCTCGTTCAAAAGCGAGAAACGGCTGAAGCCGCTGTTCTCGGCGCACCGCGATTTGCTCTCCGACGCCGATTTCGGACTGATCGTGCGCCTCGGCTCGCTGCTGCAAATCGCCGTCGCCTTGGACCGCAGCGAAACGCAGCCGATCGCCACCGTGTCCGCCAGCGCCATTGGCCGGGAGCTCGTCCTTACCGTCAAGACGCGCCATGTTTGGGACATCGAAAAGCGGGAGCTCGAAACGCTCGCCAAAGATTTCCGCAAACTGTGGGGGCTGTCGCTGCTCGTCCGGGAAGCGCCGCCCGCTACGCCTTCGGCGTAG
- a CDS encoding fumarate hydratase, with translation MNLDQFEQSIYDLIVETSTNLPADVRRAIKAGASRENAGTRAALSMGTITKNITMAECNVSPICQDTGMPTFIVHTPVGANQIEMKKAIRSAIARTTKDGKLRTNSVDSLTGGNSGDNLGPGTPVVHFEQWERDDIEVKLILKGGGCENKNIQYSLPTELPGLGKAGRDLDGIRKCILHAVYQAQGQGCSAGFIGVGIGGDRTTGYELAKQQLFRKVDDVNPHEDLRKLEEYILEKANELGIGTMGFGGEVTLLGCKIGVNNRLPASFFVSVAYNCWAFRRQGVLIDAGSGAITDWVYERGTAEAMDEAAKEEPAQQERREVVLTTPITEEQVRSLRVGDVVILNGRMYTGRDAIHKHLMDHDAPVDLNGAALYHCGPVMLKDDQGWHVKAAGPTTSIREEPYQGDIIKKFGIRAVIGKGGMGPKTLKALQEHGAVYLNAIGGAAQYYAETIKSVEGVDFMEFGIPEAMWHLNVEGFAAIVTMDAHGNSLHADVDKSSFEKLETYKEPVFK, from the coding sequence ATGAATCTCGATCAATTCGAACAAAGCATATACGACCTGATCGTCGAAACGTCGACGAACCTGCCGGCGGACGTCCGCCGCGCCATCAAGGCGGGAGCGAGCCGCGAGAACGCGGGCACGCGCGCCGCGCTGTCGATGGGCACGATCACGAAGAACATCACGATGGCGGAGTGCAACGTGTCCCCGATCTGCCAGGACACGGGCATGCCGACGTTCATCGTTCATACGCCGGTAGGCGCGAACCAAATCGAAATGAAAAAAGCGATCCGCTCGGCGATCGCGCGCACGACGAAAGACGGCAAGCTGCGCACGAATTCCGTCGACTCGCTGACCGGCGGCAACTCCGGCGACAACCTCGGGCCGGGCACGCCGGTCGTCCACTTCGAGCAGTGGGAGCGCGACGACATCGAAGTGAAGCTGATCCTCAAAGGCGGCGGCTGCGAAAACAAAAACATTCAGTACAGCCTCCCGACGGAGCTTCCGGGCCTCGGCAAAGCGGGCCGCGATCTCGACGGCATCCGCAAGTGCATCCTGCACGCGGTGTATCAAGCGCAGGGACAGGGCTGCAGCGCCGGCTTCATCGGCGTCGGCATCGGCGGCGATCGGACGACGGGCTACGAGCTCGCGAAGCAGCAGCTGTTCCGCAAGGTCGACGACGTGAATCCGCACGAAGATCTTCGGAAGCTGGAAGAGTACATTTTGGAAAAGGCGAACGAGCTCGGCATCGGCACGATGGGCTTCGGCGGCGAAGTCACGCTTCTCGGCTGCAAAATCGGCGTCAACAACCGTCTGCCGGCAAGCTTCTTCGTCTCCGTCGCGTACAACTGCTGGGCGTTCCGCCGCCAAGGCGTGCTGATCGACGCGGGCTCCGGCGCGATTACGGATTGGGTATACGAGCGCGGCACGGCGGAAGCGATGGACGAGGCGGCGAAGGAAGAGCCGGCGCAGCAGGAACGCCGCGAAGTCGTGCTGACGACGCCGATCACGGAAGAACAGGTGCGCTCGCTGCGCGTCGGCGACGTCGTCATCCTGAACGGCCGCATGTACACGGGCCGCGACGCGATCCACAAGCATCTGATGGATCACGACGCTCCGGTCGACCTGAACGGCGCGGCGCTGTACCACTGCGGACCGGTCATGCTGAAGGACGACCAAGGCTGGCATGTGAAGGCGGCGGGCCCGACGACGTCGATTCGCGAGGAGCCGTACCAAGGCGACATTATTAAGAAATTCGGCATCCGCGCAGTCATCGGCAAAGGCGGCATGGGGCCGAAAACGCTCAAAGCGCTTCAGGAGCACGGGGCCGTGTATCTCAACGCGATCGGCGGCGCGGCGCAGTACTACGCGGAGACGATCAAGAGCGTCGAAGGCGTCGATTTCATGGAGTTCGGCATACCGGAAGCGATGTGGCATCTGAACGTAGAGGGCTTCGCGGCGATCGTCACGATGGACGCCCACGGCAACAGCTTGCACGCCGACGTCGACAAGAGCTCGTTCGAGAAGCTCGAAACGTACAAGGAGCCCGTTTTTAAATAA
- the mdh gene encoding malate dehydrogenase, with the protein MAIRRNKITVVGAGFTGATTALMLAQKELGDIVLVDIPQLENPTKGKALDMLEASPVQGFDSNIVGTSNYDDAAGSDIVIITAGIARKPGMSRDDLVNTNAGIVKSVCEQIKAKCPDAYVIILSNPVDAMTYVANETLGFPKNRIIGQSGVLDSARYRTFIAQELNVSVEDVVGVVLGGHGDDMVPLVRYTSVGGVPIEKLLPKERIDAIVQRTRTGGGEIVNLLGNGSAYYAPAASLVQMTEAILKDKKRILPTIALLQGEYGYDNLFMGVLTVLGGGGIEKIIEIELTPEEKAALDKSAESVRNVIKIVTG; encoded by the coding sequence ATGGCAATCCGCAGAAACAAAATTACCGTCGTGGGCGCGGGCTTCACGGGCGCGACGACGGCGCTGATGCTGGCGCAGAAGGAGCTCGGCGACATCGTGCTCGTCGACATCCCGCAGCTCGAAAACCCGACGAAGGGCAAAGCGCTCGACATGCTCGAAGCGTCCCCCGTGCAAGGCTTCGACAGCAACATCGTCGGCACGTCCAATTACGACGATGCGGCGGGCTCCGACATCGTCATCATCACGGCCGGCATCGCGCGCAAGCCCGGCATGAGCCGGGACGACCTCGTTAACACGAACGCGGGCATCGTGAAATCCGTCTGCGAGCAAATCAAGGCGAAATGCCCGGATGCGTACGTCATCATCCTCTCGAACCCGGTGGACGCGATGACGTACGTCGCGAACGAGACGCTCGGGTTCCCGAAAAACCGCATCATCGGCCAATCCGGCGTGCTCGATTCCGCGCGGTACCGCACGTTCATCGCCCAGGAGCTGAACGTGTCCGTCGAAGACGTCGTCGGCGTCGTGCTCGGCGGCCACGGCGACGACATGGTGCCGCTCGTCCGCTACACGTCGGTAGGCGGCGTGCCGATCGAGAAGCTCCTCCCGAAAGAAAGGATCGACGCGATCGTCCAGCGCACGCGCACGGGCGGCGGCGAGATCGTGAACCTGCTCGGCAACGGCAGCGCTTATTACGCGCCCGCGGCGTCGCTTGTGCAGATGACGGAAGCGATTCTGAAAGACAAGAAGCGCATTCTGCCGACGATCGCCCTGCTGCAGGGCGAATACGGCTACGACAATTTGTTCATGGGCGTGCTGACGGTGCTCGGCGGGGGCGGCATCGAGAAGATCATCGAGATCGAGCTGACCCCGGAAGAGAAAGCGGCGCTCGACAAGTCGGCCGAATCCGTCCGCAACGTCATCAAAATCGTAACGGGCTAA
- the citZ gene encoding citrate synthase, with the protein MTVTKGLEGIVATTSSVSSIIDGVLTYRGYNIDDLAENATYEEVVYLLWYGKLPNREELNGLLKDLSDNAAVPAQVIDMLRSFPKEANSMAALRSAVSALALFDSEAHASDLDTNKKIAIRLQAQIPTIVAAFDRIRKGLEPIAPKAGATVAENFLYMLTGKQPDKVAIEALDKALVLHADHELNASTFAARVTVATLSDMYSGVTSAIGALRGPLHGGANEAVMAMLEEIGTFDNVESYIQDKLNNKEKIMGFGHRVYKNGDPRAKHLQKMSHELGKLTGDMKWYEMSIKIEELVTGQKGLKPNVDFYSASVYTALEIPRDLFTPIFAISRVSGWTAHILEQYENNRLIRPRAEYVGPTDQKVVPIDQRA; encoded by the coding sequence ATGACGGTCACCAAGGGACTCGAAGGCATCGTCGCGACGACATCTTCGGTCAGTTCCATTATAGACGGCGTCCTCACGTACCGCGGCTACAACATCGACGATCTCGCGGAAAACGCCACGTACGAAGAAGTCGTATATTTGCTTTGGTACGGCAAACTGCCTAACCGAGAAGAATTGAACGGTCTGCTGAAAGACCTTAGCGATAACGCAGCGGTTCCTGCGCAAGTCATCGATATGCTTCGCAGCTTCCCGAAGGAAGCCAACTCGATGGCGGCGCTGCGTTCGGCCGTTTCGGCTCTTGCTTTGTTCGATTCGGAAGCGCACGCATCCGATTTGGATACGAACAAGAAAATCGCGATTCGCCTCCAGGCGCAAATTCCGACGATCGTAGCGGCGTTCGACCGCATTCGCAAAGGGCTCGAGCCGATCGCTCCGAAAGCCGGCGCGACGGTCGCGGAAAACTTCCTGTACATGCTTACGGGCAAGCAGCCGGACAAAGTCGCGATCGAAGCGCTCGACAAGGCGCTCGTGCTGCACGCGGACCACGAGCTGAACGCGTCCACGTTCGCCGCTCGCGTCACGGTGGCGACGCTTTCCGACATGTATTCCGGCGTGACGTCGGCGATCGGCGCGCTTCGCGGCCCGCTGCACGGCGGCGCGAACGAAGCGGTCATGGCGATGCTCGAGGAAATCGGCACGTTCGACAATGTTGAGAGCTACATTCAGGACAAGCTGAACAACAAAGAAAAAATCATGGGCTTCGGCCACCGCGTGTACAAGAACGGCGACCCGCGCGCGAAGCATCTGCAAAAGATGTCTCACGAGCTCGGCAAGCTGACGGGCGACATGAAGTGGTACGAAATGTCGATCAAAATCGAAGAGCTGGTCACGGGCCAAAAAGGCCTGAAGCCGAACGTCGATTTCTACTCGGCATCCGTATACACGGCGCTCGAAATTCCGCGCGACTTGTTTACGCCGATCTTCGCGATTTCTCGCGTATCCGGCTGGACGGCGCACATCCTGGAGCAGTACGAAAATAACCGTCTGATCCGCCCGCGCGCCGAATACGTCGGCCCGACGGACCAGAAGGTCGTTCCGATCGACCAGCGCGCCTAA
- a CDS encoding VOC family protein, translating to MSFSYIGIDHVQLAAPPGCEAEARRFFAGLLGWAEIPKPEPLRARGGVWFQCGRHQVHIGVQADFAPARKAHPAFEVADLNSLRDHLRRSGVGVIDDEARAEEGVERFYVDDPFGNRLEFLEWSTTPKA from the coding sequence ATGTCATTTTCCTACATCGGCATCGACCACGTGCAGCTGGCGGCGCCCCCGGGCTGCGAGGCGGAGGCGCGCCGCTTCTTCGCCGGACTCCTGGGCTGGGCGGAGATCCCGAAGCCGGAGCCGCTGCGCGCGAGAGGCGGCGTCTGGTTCCAATGCGGCCGCCACCAAGTGCATATCGGCGTGCAAGCCGATTTCGCGCCGGCGCGCAAAGCGCATCCGGCGTTCGAGGTCGCGGACCTCAACAGCCTCCGCGATCATCTGCGCCGAAGCGGCGTCGGCGTCATCGACGACGAAGCGCGCGCCGAAGAGGGCGTCGAGCGCTTTTACGTCGACGACCCGTTCGGCAACCGGCTGGAGTTTTTGGAATGGTCGACTACGCCGAAGGCGTAG